The Euphorbia lathyris chromosome 3, ddEupLath1.1, whole genome shotgun sequence genome contains a region encoding:
- the LOC136224592 gene encoding uncharacterized protein encodes MHNLCPSMQGLIGAVEMLFPNAEHRLCVRHMYTNFRTKFKGKELKDLIWNAARAPYMAKHVEWLNKIEQVSPKAREWLRQRPSEHWARACFSDRAQCDMLLNNLCECFNKYILDARDKGIITMYEMIKVKLMKRIKNKADIMRKNNKKFCGKILKKLEINKDWARHYVPTYSGGPRVQINGLGEQFVVNLEDNTCTCRRWQLNGIPCSHGCAAIIGQNDNPENYLAECYSVETYLRVYSFIIEPTNGMDQWPNEVPPVPIVPLSPVKSKRGRRQRARRKYPEEIEASSRGKLSRKGNMYMTCRKCGGKNHNKRTCTSQATQSTAPQSKRARTTPRQATSPPGTTTSERPATSQPPPSTTIRWMMDGTSQTIASTSQPTQPSRESRQPNARTHVRPERGRRTRSSYANPQRPWH; translated from the exons ATGCATAACTTGTGTCCTTCCATGCAGGGATTAATAGGGGCAGTGGAGATGTTGTTCCCCAATGCTGAACACAGGCTTTGTGTGCGCCATATGTACACAAACTTTAGAACCAAATTTAAAGGGAAAGAGTTGAAGGATTTAATCTGGAATGCAGCAAGGGCGCCATACATGGCTAAGCATGTGGAATGGTTAAACAAAATCGAACAGGTTTCACCCAAGGCAAGGGAATGGCTTAGACAAAGGCCAAGCGAACACTGGGCCAGGGCATGCTTCTCTGATAG GGCACAATGTGACATGCTCTTAAATAACTTGTGTGAGTGCTTCAACAAGTACATCCTTGACGCAAGGGATAAGGGCATCATCACAATGTATGAGATGATTAAAGTCAAGTTAATGAAGAGGATAAAGAACAAAGCAGATATTATGAGGAAGAATAACAAGAAGTTCTGTGGAAAGATTTTGAAGAAGCTAGAAATCAACAAGGATTGGGCAAGACATTATGTTCCAACTTACTCTGGGGggcctagagttcaaatcaatgGGCTAGGGGAGCAGTTTGTCGTGAATCTAGAAGATAACACTTGCACATGCCGACGGTGGCAGTTGAATGGAATCCCTTGTAGTCACGGTTGTGCTGCTATTATAGGCCAAAACGACAACCCAGAGAATTACCTAGCAGAATGCTATTCAGTTGAGACGTATCTGAGAGTCTACAGTTTCATTATTGAACCAACTAATGGCATGGATCAATGGCCCAATGAAGTTCCACCTGTGCCAATTGTGCCTCTTTCACCAGTGAAGTCCAAGCGTGGTAGAAGGCAAAGGGCAAGAAGGAAATATCCTGAAGAAATTGAGGCATCTAGCAGAGGTAAATTGAGCAGGAAAGGTAACATGTACATGACATGTAGAAAATGTGGAGGTAAAAACCACAACAAGAGGACATGCACATCACAAGCTACACAATCAACTGCTCCACAG TCTAAGAGAGCCAGGACAACTCCTAGGCAAGCAACATCACCACCTGGAACTACTACTTCTGAAAGGCCAGCAACATCACAGCCCCCACCATCTACCACAATCCGCTGGATGATGGAT GGAACTAGTCAGACAATTGCATCAACTAGTCAACCAACCCAGCCAAGCAGAGAAAGCAGGCAACCAAATGCTAGAACCCATGTTCGTCCAGAAAGAGGACGACGTACAAGAAGTTCATATGCAAATCCACAAAGACCATGGCATTAG